The proteins below come from a single Mycolicibacterium sp. TY81 genomic window:
- the infB gene encoding translation initiation factor IF-2: MAAGKARVHELAKELGVTSKEVLARLSEQGEFVKSASSTVEAPVARRLREAFGGGKPAKSEAPAAPAAAKPSGAPKPGAPKPAPAAAPAAPAAPAPAAAAPAPAAPAPAAPTPGGPKPGAPRPAAPQPQAPAPAAPAASAAPAAPAQPRPATPGATPGPRPGAPKPAPRAPRVGNNPFSSQQPVERPAPRPAPGPGGPRPGPGAGGPRPGGGPRPGVTPGNMPPRPPGARPGAVGRPGGPRPGPGGGPRPGGGPRPGGAGGGGNYRGGGAGGGAGAGAGGGFRGRPGGGGAPGGGGPGGGGRPGQRGGAAGAFGRPGGAPRRGRKSKRAKRAEYENMQAPIVGGVRLPHGNGEVIRLARGASLSDFAEKINANPASLVQALFNLGEMVTATQSVGDDTLELLGSEMNYVVQVVSPEDEDRELLESFDLTYGEDAGDEDDLASRPPVVTVMGHVDHGKTRLLDTIRKANVREGEAGGITQHIGAYQVLTELDGNERLVTFIDTPGHEAFTAMRARGAKATDIAILVVAADDGVMPQTVEAINHAQAADVPIVVAVNKIDKEGADPQKIRAQLTEYNLVAEDYGGDTMFVDISAKQGTNIDGLLEAVLLTADASLDLRANPDMEAQGVAIEAHLDRGRGPVATVLVQRGTLRVGDSVVAGDAYGRVRRMVDEHGEDVEEAFPSRPVQVIGFTSVPGAGDNFLVVDEDRIARQIADRRSARKRNALAARSRKRISLEDLDSALKETSQLNLILKGDNSGTVEALEEALMGIQIDDEVELRVIDRGVGGVTETNVNLASASDAIIIGFNVRAEGKATELANREGVEIRYYSVIYQAIDEIESALKGMLKPVYEEKELGRAEIRAIFRSSKVGNIAGCLVQSGIMRRNAKARLLRDNIVIAENLTVSSLKREKDDATEVREGYECGLTLTYNDIKEGDVIETYELVEKART, translated from the coding sequence GTGGCAGCAGGTAAGGCACGCGTACACGAGTTGGCAAAAGAACTCGGTGTCACCAGCAAGGAAGTGCTCGCCCGACTGAGCGAACAGGGCGAATTCGTGAAATCTGCGTCCTCCACAGTGGAGGCGCCCGTCGCACGCCGGTTGCGTGAAGCCTTCGGCGGCGGCAAGCCCGCCAAGTCCGAGGCACCGGCCGCCCCCGCGGCCGCCAAGCCGTCGGGCGCCCCGAAGCCCGGCGCCCCCAAGCCGGCCCCCGCAGCGGCACCTGCCGCGCCTGCAGCCCCGGCCCCGGCCGCGGCTGCTCCGGCACCCGCAGCGCCCGCACCGGCAGCTCCGACCCCCGGTGGACCCAAGCCCGGCGCACCCCGGCCCGCGGCTCCGCAGCCCCAGGCCCCGGCTCCTGCCGCGCCGGCAGCGTCGGCCGCCCCGGCGGCTCCGGCCCAGCCGCGTCCGGCCACCCCGGGTGCAACCCCGGGTCCGCGACCCGGCGCACCCAAGCCGGCCCCGCGGGCTCCGCGCGTCGGCAACAACCCGTTCTCATCCCAGCAGCCGGTCGAACGCCCGGCCCCGCGTCCGGCTCCCGGTCCCGGTGGCCCGCGTCCGGGCCCCGGCGCCGGTGGTCCCCGTCCGGGCGGTGGCCCGCGTCCGGGTGTCACGCCCGGCAACATGCCCCCGCGTCCGCCAGGTGCCCGTCCGGGTGCCGTCGGTCGTCCGGGTGGTCCGCGTCCCGGCCCCGGTGGCGGTCCGCGTCCCGGTGGTGGCCCTCGTCCCGGCGGTGCCGGTGGCGGCGGTAACTACCGCGGCGGTGGCGCCGGTGGTGGCGCAGGTGCCGGTGCCGGTGGTGGCTTCCGTGGCCGTCCCGGTGGTGGCGGTGCTCCCGGTGGCGGTGGCCCCGGTGGCGGCGGTCGTCCGGGTCAGCGCGGCGGTGCCGCGGGTGCCTTCGGGCGTCCCGGTGGCGCACCCCGTCGTGGCCGTAAGTCGAAGCGCGCAAAACGCGCCGAATACGAGAACATGCAGGCCCCGATCGTCGGTGGCGTGCGGTTGCCGCACGGCAACGGCGAGGTCATCCGCCTCGCTCGCGGTGCGTCGCTGAGCGACTTCGCCGAGAAGATCAACGCCAACCCGGCTTCGCTGGTGCAGGCGCTGTTCAACCTGGGCGAGATGGTGACCGCCACCCAGTCGGTGGGTGACGACACCCTCGAGCTGCTGGGCAGCGAGATGAACTACGTCGTGCAGGTCGTGTCCCCGGAGGACGAGGACCGCGAGCTGCTCGAGTCGTTCGACCTGACCTACGGCGAGGACGCCGGCGACGAGGACGACCTGGCCAGCCGGCCCCCGGTGGTCACCGTCATGGGCCACGTCGACCACGGTAAGACACGACTGCTCGACACGATCCGTAAGGCGAACGTCCGTGAGGGCGAAGCCGGTGGCATCACCCAGCACATCGGCGCCTACCAGGTGCTGACCGAGCTGGACGGCAACGAGCGTCTGGTGACGTTCATCGACACCCCGGGTCACGAGGCGTTCACCGCCATGCGTGCCCGTGGTGCCAAGGCCACCGACATCGCGATCCTCGTGGTCGCCGCCGACGACGGCGTCATGCCGCAGACGGTGGAGGCCATCAACCACGCTCAGGCCGCTGATGTGCCGATCGTGGTGGCGGTCAACAAGATCGACAAGGAAGGCGCGGATCCGCAGAAGATCCGGGCGCAGCTGACCGAGTACAACCTGGTGGCCGAGGATTACGGCGGCGACACCATGTTCGTGGACATCTCGGCCAAGCAGGGCACCAACATCGACGGTCTGCTCGAAGCCGTGCTGCTGACGGCGGACGCTTCGCTGGACCTGCGGGCCAACCCCGACATGGAGGCCCAGGGTGTGGCCATCGAGGCGCACCTGGACCGCGGTCGCGGCCCGGTCGCCACGGTGCTGGTGCAGCGCGGCACGCTGCGCGTCGGTGACTCGGTGGTCGCCGGTGACGCCTACGGCCGCGTCCGCCGCATGGTCGACGAGCACGGCGAGGACGTCGAAGAGGCGTTCCCGTCGCGTCCGGTCCAGGTCATCGGTTTCACCTCGGTGCCCGGCGCCGGCGACAACTTCCTGGTCGTCGACGAAGACCGCATCGCCCGGCAGATCGCCGACCGGCGCAGCGCGCGTAAGCGCAATGCGCTGGCCGCACGTTCGCGCAAGCGCATCAGCCTGGAAGACCTGGATTCGGCGCTGAAGGAAACCAGCCAGCTGAACCTGATCCTGAAGGGCGACAACTCGGGCACCGTCGAGGCGCTCGAGGAGGCCTTGATGGGCATCCAGATCGACGACGAGGTGGAACTGCGCGTCATCGACCGCGGTGTCGGTGGCGTCACCGAGACCAACGTCAACCTGGCGTCGGCGTCGGATGCGATCATCATCGGCTTCAACGTCCGCGCCGAGGGCAAGGCGACGGAGCTGGCGAACCGCGAGGGCGTGGAGATCCGGTACTACTCGGTGATCTACCAGGCCATCGACGAGATCGAGAGCGCGCTCAAGGGCATGCTCAAGCCGGTCTACGAGGAGAAGGAGCTCGGCCGCGCCGAGATCCGCGCCATCTTCCGGTCGTCGAAGGTCGGCAACATCGCTGGTTGCCTCGTGCAGTCGGGCATCATGCGGCGTAACGCCAAGGCCCGCCTGCTGCGCGACAACATCGTCATCGCCGAGAACCTCACGGTGTCTTCGCTCAAGCGCGAGAAGGACGACGCCACCGAGGTGCGCGAAGGTTACGAATGCGGTCTGACGCTGACCTACAACGACATCAAGGAAGGCGACGTCATCGAGACGTACGAACTCGTCGAGAAGGCTCGTACCTAG
- a CDS encoding MATE family efflux transporter, whose translation MTTEVTGRRIAGLAFPALGVLAAEPIYLLLDTAVVGRLGALPLAGLAVGGLILSLVGSQLTFLSYGTTSRSARSFGAGDRAGAVGEGVQATWLALALGVLIVVVVQALAPFLLTAIAGSRGGIAETALPWLRVAILAVPAILMSMAGNGWLRGVQDTVRPLRYVLVGVGISAVLCPVLVFGWLGLPRLGLTGSAVANLVGQWIAAALFGYALLSERVSLRLRPDVLRAQLTMGRDLVLRSLAFQVCFLSAGAVAARFGAAAVAAHQVVLQLWNFLALVLDSLAIAAQSLVGAALGAGEPAHAKTVARRVTVYSAAAATALAAAFAVGSGVLPAVFTADHAVRDQIGIPWWFMVAQLPIAGVVFALDGVLLGAGDAKFMRNATLISGLVGFLPLIWLSLAFGWGLAGIWSGLSTFLVLRLVFVGWRALSGRWA comes from the coding sequence ATGACCACCGAGGTCACCGGTCGTCGCATCGCGGGACTCGCTTTTCCCGCCCTCGGGGTGCTCGCCGCCGAACCGATCTACCTCCTGCTGGACACCGCGGTCGTCGGCAGGCTCGGCGCACTGCCCTTGGCAGGTCTGGCGGTCGGCGGCCTGATCCTCAGCCTCGTCGGGTCGCAGCTGACGTTCCTGTCGTACGGCACGACGTCGCGGTCGGCCCGGAGCTTCGGCGCCGGTGACCGCGCCGGTGCGGTCGGGGAGGGCGTGCAGGCCACGTGGCTGGCGCTCGCCCTCGGCGTGCTGATCGTCGTGGTTGTGCAGGCGCTGGCGCCCTTTCTGCTGACGGCCATCGCCGGGTCTCGGGGCGGCATCGCCGAGACCGCGCTGCCGTGGCTGCGCGTCGCGATACTGGCCGTACCCGCGATCCTGATGTCCATGGCCGGCAACGGCTGGTTGCGGGGAGTGCAGGACACCGTCCGGCCGCTGCGGTATGTGCTTGTCGGCGTGGGTATTTCAGCGGTGCTGTGTCCGGTGCTGGTCTTCGGGTGGCTCGGACTGCCGCGGCTCGGCCTAACGGGCTCGGCGGTCGCCAACCTCGTCGGGCAGTGGATCGCCGCGGCGCTGTTCGGGTATGCCCTGCTGTCCGAACGGGTTTCGCTGCGCCTACGGCCCGACGTGCTGCGCGCGCAACTGACCATGGGCCGCGACCTGGTGCTGCGGTCCCTGGCCTTCCAGGTGTGTTTCCTGTCTGCCGGCGCGGTCGCGGCCCGGTTCGGTGCGGCCGCCGTCGCCGCCCACCAGGTGGTGCTGCAGTTGTGGAATTTCCTTGCGCTGGTGCTGGATTCGCTGGCCATCGCGGCACAGTCACTCGTCGGTGCGGCACTCGGCGCGGGGGAGCCGGCGCATGCCAAGACAGTGGCGCGGCGCGTGACGGTCTATTCGGCCGCCGCGGCGACGGCGCTGGCGGCGGCGTTCGCAGTGGGCTCCGGCGTGCTGCCGGCAGTGTTCACCGCCGACCATGCGGTGCGGGACCAGATCGGCATCCCGTGGTGGTTCATGGTGGCCCAATTGCCCATCGCCGGAGTCGTTTTCGCCCTCGACGGGGTGCTGCTCGGCGCCGGTGACGCGAAGTTCATGCGCAACGCCACCCTGATCAGCGGGCTCGTCGGCTTCCTGCCGCTGATCTGGCTGTCGCTGGCGTTCGGCTGGGGGCTGGCCGGCATCTGGTCGGGGCTGAGCACGTTCCTGGTGTTGCGACTCGTCTTCGTCGGCTGGCGCGCGTTGTCCGGCCGCTGGGCGTGA
- a CDS encoding bifunctional oligoribonuclease/PAP phosphatase NrnA: MQVTAIEPTTEIRPHGARVDARGAADLLGAVESVSVVAHVYPDADTIGAGLALALVLSEAGKDVQVGFAAPATVPESLQTLPGGHLLVPPDQMRPDADLVVTVDIPSVNRLGSLAKLADPGRQVLVIDHHASNRLFGTANYVDPSADSTTMLVAELLDAWGKPIELPVAHCLYAGLTTDTGSFRWASARAYRLAARLLDIGVDNAAVSRALLDTHPYSWLPMLSRVLSTACLVPEAAGGKGLVYAVVSHQEYAAARSEEVESIVDIVRTTSEAEVAAVLKEIEPGQWSVSLRAKTEVDVSVLASSFGGGGHRFAAGYSPTGTAGDVVAALVAALS, translated from the coding sequence ATGCAGGTGACCGCGATCGAACCGACGACTGAGATTCGGCCGCACGGCGCGCGGGTTGACGCGCGCGGTGCGGCTGATCTGCTCGGTGCGGTCGAGAGCGTGAGCGTGGTTGCCCACGTCTACCCCGACGCCGACACCATCGGGGCGGGCCTCGCGCTCGCATTGGTGCTCAGCGAGGCCGGTAAGGACGTGCAGGTCGGCTTTGCCGCCCCGGCGACCGTGCCGGAATCGCTGCAGACGCTGCCCGGTGGGCACCTGCTGGTGCCGCCGGACCAGATGCGTCCGGACGCCGACCTGGTGGTCACCGTCGACATCCCGAGTGTGAACCGGCTGGGGTCGCTGGCCAAGCTGGCCGATCCCGGACGGCAGGTGCTGGTGATCGATCACCACGCCTCGAACCGGTTGTTCGGCACCGCGAATTACGTTGACCCGTCGGCAGATTCGACCACCATGCTGGTGGCCGAGCTGCTGGACGCCTGGGGCAAGCCGATCGAACTGCCGGTGGCGCACTGCCTGTACGCCGGCCTGACCACCGACACCGGCTCGTTCCGGTGGGCCAGCGCCCGCGCGTACCGGCTCGCGGCGCGGCTGCTCGACATCGGCGTCGACAACGCCGCCGTCAGCCGCGCCCTGCTCGACACGCACCCGTACTCGTGGCTGCCCATGCTGTCCCGCGTGCTGTCGACGGCGTGCCTGGTGCCCGAGGCCGCCGGCGGCAAGGGTCTGGTGTACGCCGTGGTGTCGCACCAGGAGTACGCGGCGGCGCGATCGGAAGAGGTCGAGAGCATCGTCGACATCGTGCGCACCACATCCGAGGCCGAGGTGGCCGCGGTGCTCAAGGAGATCGAGCCGGGGCAGTGGTCGGTGTCCCTGCGCGCCAAGACCGAGGTCGACGTGTCTGTGCTGGCGAGTTCGTTCGGCGGCGGTGGCCACCGGTTCGCGGCGGGCTACTCGCCGACCGGAACCGCCGGCGACGTCGTCGCGGCCCTCGTCGCCGCCCTCTCTTGA
- the rbfA gene encoding 30S ribosome-binding factor RbfA, with protein sequence MADPARAKRLAKRISTIVASAIEYEIKDPRLDGVTITDAKMTGDLHDATLYYTVIGTSLDEEPDYAGVAAALEKAKGALRSKVGAGTGVRFTPTLTFERDTVPDAALKMEELLARARAADADVARIREGATHAGDADPYRVVGDSDSEDAGDRDRTDD encoded by the coding sequence GTGGCGGATCCAGCACGCGCCAAGCGATTGGCCAAGCGCATTTCGACGATCGTCGCCTCGGCGATCGAGTACGAGATCAAGGATCCGCGGCTCGACGGCGTGACGATCACCGATGCCAAGATGACCGGTGATCTGCACGACGCGACGCTGTACTACACCGTGATCGGGACCAGCCTCGACGAGGAGCCGGACTACGCCGGTGTCGCGGCTGCCCTGGAGAAGGCCAAGGGCGCGTTGCGCTCGAAAGTCGGTGCGGGAACCGGGGTTCGGTTCACGCCCACGCTGACTTTCGAGCGCGACACCGTGCCGGATGCGGCTCTGAAGATGGAAGAGCTGCTGGCCCGGGCCCGCGCCGCCGACGCGGACGTGGCCCGGATCCGGGAAGGTGCCACGCACGCCGGTGACGCCGATCCGTACCGTGTGGTGGGGGACAGCGATTCCGAGGATGCAGGTGACCGCGATCGAACCGACGACTGA
- a CDS encoding DUF448 domain-containing protein, producing the protein MAAVRDGDGKCVVSVDSAGNLPGRGAWLHPVQQCLDAAVRRRAFARALRITGSPDTSAVEEFFSALPA; encoded by the coding sequence GTGGCAGCTGTACGCGACGGGGACGGTAAATGCGTCGTCTCGGTCGATTCAGCGGGTAACCTGCCGGGTCGGGGTGCGTGGTTGCACCCGGTTCAGCAGTGCCTCGACGCGGCAGTTCGGCGGCGAGCATTCGCCCGAGCGTTGCGCATCACCGGTTCGCCGGACACCTCTGCGGTCGAAGAGTTCTTCAGTGCCTTACCCGCCTGA